One window of the Tachypleus tridentatus isolate NWPU-2018 chromosome 10, ASM421037v1, whole genome shotgun sequence genome contains the following:
- the LOC143229498 gene encoding GDP-fucose protein O-fucosyltransferase 4-like isoform X1 → MENLMFFMVLICEAAIVNTNQDIKSPISDNGKPRILWWTGRLFPHFEEDEKVISCPKGQCISTKLRSKKDDASTRGFIFYGTDLEIEDMPLPRKSYHQWALMHEESPMNNFLFSHSIAISLFNYTATFRRESDYPLTTQFIPSISYLTDRKPIPLSVKNQLRKNGLSAVLYVQSHCGVASDRDRYVKELSQYVGIDSYGTCLQNKELPISLADSEMFENEEFYEFISKYKFHLAFENAICDDYMTEKLFRPLHVGSVPIYKGSLKVKDWIPSDSSVIVVDDFESPAELAKFIQYLDENDEEYLRYLKFKSSEGVTNKLLLETLFQRPWGVNDPDKIDFIEGFECFVCDKVVEHLHFDKEKLNNKTTEALLPKMGSKDHMGCPQPHVSLGNNSNLPATDEWKQYYWVDSYWYAYDLGRALDAMIRSGENSSSNIHTYAMKMRYNNSLIDK, encoded by the exons AtggaaaatttaatgttttttatggtACTGATTTGTGAGGCAGCAATTGTAAATACCAATCAAGATATCAAATCTCCCATATCAGATAATGGTAAACCAAGAATTTTATGGTGGACTGGACGACTGTTTCCACATTTTGAAGAAGATGAAAAAGTCATATCTTGTCCTAAAGGACAGTGTATATCTACAAAACTGAGAAGTAAAAAGGATGATGCTAGTACTCgaggttttatattttatggaaCAGATTTAGAAATTGAAGATATGCCACTTCCTCGGAAAAGTTACCATCAGTGGGCATTAATGCATGAAGAATCACCAAtgaataactttttgttttctcacagtaTTGCAATTAGTTTATTTAACTACACAGCTACTTTCAGAAGAGAATCAGACTATCCTTTAACAACTCAATTTATTCCGTCTATTAGTTATTTAACAGACAGAAAACCCATACCTCTGTCTGTAAAAAACCAACTTCGGAAAAACGGATTGTCTGCTGTTCTGTATGTACAGTCACATTGTGGGGTTGCTTCAGATAGGGATAGGTATGTGAAAGAATTATCCCAATATGTTGGTATTGATTCATATGGTACTTGTCTTCAGAATAAGGAACTACCAATTTCTCTTGCTGACTCggaaatgtttgaaaatgaaGAGTTTTATGAGTTTATTTCCAAGTACAAGTTTCATTTAGCTTTTGAAAATGCAATATGTGATGACTACATGACTGAAAAGCTCTTCAGACCACTTCATGTTGGATCTGTTCCTATTTATAAAGGATCTCTTAAAGTGAAAGATTGGATTCCATCAGACTCATCTGTAATAGTTGTAGATGACTTTGAGAGCCCTGCAGAGTTAGCAAAATTCATCCAGTATTTGGATGAAAATGATGAAGAATACTTAAGGTATCTGAAATTCAAAAGTAGTGAAGGTGTAACAAATAAGCTACTTTTGGAGACACTTTTTCAGCGACCATGGGGTGTTAATGATCCTGAtaaaatagattttattgaaggTTTTGAATGTTTTGTATGTGATAAAGTGGTAGAACACCTTCACTTTGACaaggaaaaattaaataataaaacaacagaagcTCTTCTACCAAAGATGGGTTCCAAAGATCACATGGGTTGCCCTCAACCTCATGTATCTCTAGGTAACAATAGCAATTTACCAGCCACTGATGA GTGGAAACAGTATTATTGGGTAGATAGTTACTGGTATGCTTACGATCTTGGGAGAGCATTAGATGCAATGATTCGCAGTGGAGAGAACAGTTCATCTAACATTCACACGTATGCTATGAAAATGAG GTACAACAACAGTCTAATTGATAAGTGA
- the LOC143229498 gene encoding GDP-fucose protein O-fucosyltransferase 4-like isoform X2, translated as MENLMFFMVLICEAAIVNTNQDIKSPISDNGKPRILWWTGRLFPHFEEDEKVISCPKGQCISTKLRSKKDDASTRGFIFYGTDLEIEDMPLPRKSYHQWALMHEESPMNNFLFSHSIAISLFNYTATFRRESDYPLTTQFIPSISYLTDRKPIPLSVKNQLRKNGLSAVLYVQSHCGVASDRDRYVKELSQYVGIDSYGTCLQNKELPISLADSEMFENEEFYEFISKYKFHLAFENAICDDYMTEKLFRPLHVGSVPIYKGSLKVKDWIPSDSSVIVVDDFESPAELAKFIQYLDENDEEYLRYLKFKSSEGVTNKLLLETLFQRPWGVNDPDKIDFIEGFECFVCDKVVEHLHFDKEKLNNKTTEALLPKMGSKDHMGCPQPHVSLGNNSNLPATDEWKQYYWVDSYWYAYDLGRALDAMIRSGENSSSNIHTYAMKMRYVTYIC; from the exons AtggaaaatttaatgttttttatggtACTGATTTGTGAGGCAGCAATTGTAAATACCAATCAAGATATCAAATCTCCCATATCAGATAATGGTAAACCAAGAATTTTATGGTGGACTGGACGACTGTTTCCACATTTTGAAGAAGATGAAAAAGTCATATCTTGTCCTAAAGGACAGTGTATATCTACAAAACTGAGAAGTAAAAAGGATGATGCTAGTACTCgaggttttatattttatggaaCAGATTTAGAAATTGAAGATATGCCACTTCCTCGGAAAAGTTACCATCAGTGGGCATTAATGCATGAAGAATCACCAAtgaataactttttgttttctcacagtaTTGCAATTAGTTTATTTAACTACACAGCTACTTTCAGAAGAGAATCAGACTATCCTTTAACAACTCAATTTATTCCGTCTATTAGTTATTTAACAGACAGAAAACCCATACCTCTGTCTGTAAAAAACCAACTTCGGAAAAACGGATTGTCTGCTGTTCTGTATGTACAGTCACATTGTGGGGTTGCTTCAGATAGGGATAGGTATGTGAAAGAATTATCCCAATATGTTGGTATTGATTCATATGGTACTTGTCTTCAGAATAAGGAACTACCAATTTCTCTTGCTGACTCggaaatgtttgaaaatgaaGAGTTTTATGAGTTTATTTCCAAGTACAAGTTTCATTTAGCTTTTGAAAATGCAATATGTGATGACTACATGACTGAAAAGCTCTTCAGACCACTTCATGTTGGATCTGTTCCTATTTATAAAGGATCTCTTAAAGTGAAAGATTGGATTCCATCAGACTCATCTGTAATAGTTGTAGATGACTTTGAGAGCCCTGCAGAGTTAGCAAAATTCATCCAGTATTTGGATGAAAATGATGAAGAATACTTAAGGTATCTGAAATTCAAAAGTAGTGAAGGTGTAACAAATAAGCTACTTTTGGAGACACTTTTTCAGCGACCATGGGGTGTTAATGATCCTGAtaaaatagattttattgaaggTTTTGAATGTTTTGTATGTGATAAAGTGGTAGAACACCTTCACTTTGACaaggaaaaattaaataataaaacaacagaagcTCTTCTACCAAAGATGGGTTCCAAAGATCACATGGGTTGCCCTCAACCTCATGTATCTCTAGGTAACAATAGCAATTTACCAGCCACTGATGA GTGGAAACAGTATTATTGGGTAGATAGTTACTGGTATGCTTACGATCTTGGGAGAGCATTAGATGCAATGATTCGCAGTGGAGAGAACAGTTCATCTAACATTCACACGTATGCTATGAAAATGAG
- the LOC143229498 gene encoding GDP-fucose protein O-fucosyltransferase 4-like isoform X3: MENLMFFMVLICEAAIVNTNQDIKSPISDNGKPRILWWTGRLFPHFEEDEKVISCPKGQCISTKLRSKKDDASTRGFIFYGTDLEIEDMPLPRKSYHQWALMHEESPMNNFLFSHSIAISLFNYTATFRRESDYPLTTQFIPSISYLTDRKPIPLSVKNQLRKNGLSAVLYVQSHCGVASDRDRYVKELSQYVGIDSYGTCLQNKELPISLADSEMFENEEFYEFISKYKFHLAFENAICDDYMTEKLFRPLHVGSVPIYKGSLKVKDWIPSDSSVIVVDDFESPAELAKFIQYLDENDEEYLRYLKFKSSEGVTNKLLLETLFQRPWGVNDPDKIDFIEGFECFVCDKVVEHLHFDKEKLNNKTTEALLPKMGSKDHMGCPQPHVSLGNNSNLPATDEWKQYYWVDSYWYAYDLGRALDAMIRSGENSSSNIHTYAMKMRYQH; this comes from the exons AtggaaaatttaatgttttttatggtACTGATTTGTGAGGCAGCAATTGTAAATACCAATCAAGATATCAAATCTCCCATATCAGATAATGGTAAACCAAGAATTTTATGGTGGACTGGACGACTGTTTCCACATTTTGAAGAAGATGAAAAAGTCATATCTTGTCCTAAAGGACAGTGTATATCTACAAAACTGAGAAGTAAAAAGGATGATGCTAGTACTCgaggttttatattttatggaaCAGATTTAGAAATTGAAGATATGCCACTTCCTCGGAAAAGTTACCATCAGTGGGCATTAATGCATGAAGAATCACCAAtgaataactttttgttttctcacagtaTTGCAATTAGTTTATTTAACTACACAGCTACTTTCAGAAGAGAATCAGACTATCCTTTAACAACTCAATTTATTCCGTCTATTAGTTATTTAACAGACAGAAAACCCATACCTCTGTCTGTAAAAAACCAACTTCGGAAAAACGGATTGTCTGCTGTTCTGTATGTACAGTCACATTGTGGGGTTGCTTCAGATAGGGATAGGTATGTGAAAGAATTATCCCAATATGTTGGTATTGATTCATATGGTACTTGTCTTCAGAATAAGGAACTACCAATTTCTCTTGCTGACTCggaaatgtttgaaaatgaaGAGTTTTATGAGTTTATTTCCAAGTACAAGTTTCATTTAGCTTTTGAAAATGCAATATGTGATGACTACATGACTGAAAAGCTCTTCAGACCACTTCATGTTGGATCTGTTCCTATTTATAAAGGATCTCTTAAAGTGAAAGATTGGATTCCATCAGACTCATCTGTAATAGTTGTAGATGACTTTGAGAGCCCTGCAGAGTTAGCAAAATTCATCCAGTATTTGGATGAAAATGATGAAGAATACTTAAGGTATCTGAAATTCAAAAGTAGTGAAGGTGTAACAAATAAGCTACTTTTGGAGACACTTTTTCAGCGACCATGGGGTGTTAATGATCCTGAtaaaatagattttattgaaggTTTTGAATGTTTTGTATGTGATAAAGTGGTAGAACACCTTCACTTTGACaaggaaaaattaaataataaaacaacagaagcTCTTCTACCAAAGATGGGTTCCAAAGATCACATGGGTTGCCCTCAACCTCATGTATCTCTAGGTAACAATAGCAATTTACCAGCCACTGATGA GTGGAAACAGTATTATTGGGTAGATAGTTACTGGTATGCTTACGATCTTGGGAGAGCATTAGATGCAATGATTCGCAGTGGAGAGAACAGTTCATCTAACATTCACACGTATGCTATGAAAATGAGGTACCAGCATTAG